Genomic segment of Lemur catta isolate mLemCat1 chromosome 2, mLemCat1.pri, whole genome shotgun sequence:
GGTTCCCTGAGTTCCTCAGCACAGTGGCCCCTGGTACCAGGGGTCCCCAAAATTGAGCTGTGTCTGCTCTCATATCCCCCAGATACCCGGTGAGCCTTTAAGAAAGTCCCTTTTGTGCTTAAAGCTAGTTCTCCTGGGGGGGGTCCTCTCCCTCGTGAGCACCCCCAGGAAGGTTCCCTTACTTTGTAGGGGACATGAGTCACTATTTCACAGTGACATTGGCATCTTGATGTTCCCTTGATGAGACCCCACGAAGAAATTCCCCTTCACACCCTGAAGGCCAGGGCTAGCCAGCTCCCCTAAGAACCGGTTTGACTGGAGAATCACTCAGCGAACAGTGTTTCCCTCTTTGATTTGGTCACCAGGAAGCTCAGGAATCAATTTCCAGCCCACTTCTAGCAGCGGAACATCACAGACATCACAGTATCTCCAACTTCCTTACCTGTGCCCAAGCTTCCCTTACGAACTGACTGTAAACCACTACTAATTCTTTCTGGAAAGAGGCTGTGTGGAAATACATTTACACACCCATGTACGCGTTCATACGCACATACGACACATCGCTTTGGCATCTTTCTCATGCCTGCGCTGTGCGGGGGGCCTTCAGCAGATCTGATAAGTAAGGATGTGGGGAAAGGGGCGGCCCAGCAGACGTTGTGCAACAGGACCCTACTTTCAAAAGTGTGGTTTCTGTCTGCCAGGTCTGCGTGCAGAGCAGGACTTCGCCTGCCACTGCCTCCAATGAAAGATTCGGGGGTGCTTAGGCCAAacaagggggtgggggtgaagtGCCAGATTAAGGGTCCTCGAATGGCTAAAGGCTGCCCAGAAGCTCCAAGGCGAAGCTCCAAGGCCTAGGAAGTGTGGGCCCCGCCCGGGGCTCCCCGAGGCCTTCCAGACACTCAGGAAGGAAGGACGTCAACAACTGGGTGGCAGGAGAAGGGGTCCCACCCCAAACTTCCTTCCTGGAGCAAAGGTGCTGCGCAGCCCCCAGCCTCACCAGGCACTTCCTCCAAAGCAGGGCAGGAAGCCAGGCCCCAGGCCAATCGTGGCTCCCCCAATTCACAGGGGCGTCCTTCCCATTGGCCAGATATATGTGGGCGCTCAGACTCACCCCAGCAGTGCTcgactctcacacacacacacacacacacaaccccatGCACGGCTGCCACCACCCTGTCCCCAACAAGCACGGCCAGATTCCCCTAGGCATCCATGGAGAAGCGCACACACGATACCTGACACAACCATTCCCAAAGACACAGTCACAATCACACATGGAGTGTCGCCTGTAGCTTCACGCACCCCCTGACACATCCAGGTGCAGTCTCACTGCCCCCCCCACAACCACAAATGCTCATACCAAGCGCCCGTCAGAGCCACACACTGTCCCCACCTCCACGGGGCCAGGGCGGCACCCATCCCCGCCAGACCGCCCAGACCTGCCACTGACTCACTCGGAGATGTGCAGGAAGATGTCGGGGCCGCCGTCAGCAGGGGTGATGAAGCCATGGCCCTTGGATCGGCAGAAGCATTTGCAGACTCCTTTGTAGACGGGGCCCTGTGAAGCCCGCACCGTCCTGACAGAGAGGGGGAAGTGTGAGGGCCCCCATCAGCCCACCAGGACAGCCACCCACTCTTCTGGGGCACAGCCAACTCATCCTAGCCCCTGCCTATAGCTGTGCCTCGGGGAGTCCTGGCCAGGGCCACCACGTACAGCCATACGGGTTGTGCACTGCCCAACTCCAGGAGCCATTCACACAGCCTCTGGTAAGAATGATTCTCTGGATGACCCTGGCAAATTTTCTCAGGCCTGTTTCCCCACTTGGAAATAGGGAGTTGAACTAAAAGATCTCTGAGCATCCTTCCAGAgatgaattgttttatttctgtttttttgtttgtttgtttgtttgagacagagtcttgctctgtcgcccaggctagagtgcagtggtgtcatcatagttcactgcagcctccaactcctgggctcaaagggttcctcctgcctcggcctcccgagtagctgggactacaggtacataccacctcacctggctaatttttatatttttagtagagacagggtcttgctcttgctcagactggtctcaaactcctgagctcaagcgattctcccgccttggcctcccagatgctaggattacaggcgtgagccaccgtgcccggccctagaGACTAATTGTCAATTATTAATAACAGCAGCAGCCTCCACACGCTGGGCCTGAGATCCGCACCGTGTGGGTGCTTTGCAGCCCCGTGGCCACCCTGATCCTGTCCCagtttcacagctgaggaaaccaaGGTCTCACGGCGGAAGAGGCTTCTGTGTGGTTAAAGCCCAGTGATCGTAAGACCGTTTCCCACTCGCTGCCACTCTCAGCTCGGAACAGGCTCTCGGGGGCGAAGGCGCTTTCCCAGTTTCTCACCAtcggcccccaccccagccccaagtCTCCCTATGTGACAGCCAGAGATGGCGAGAGACACAGTGACTCTCTGGCCTCAGGCAGCGTCCCCAGCCGGCCCCAGACTCACGCTGAGAAGGTCCTTGTCCGGCGagtgggcagtgggctggggaCCACGTTGCCCCGCAGAGGGGACGGAGAGCGCTCGTGGGTCTGAGGGGTGTCCAGCAGCCCAACCGAAGCCTCCTGGGTGGGGGGCTGCGGCGGTGGGGGAGGCTCAGATGACATGGCTGACCTGGAGAGAGACGGGGGGCTCTCAGGGGCTCACGCCTTGCAGGGCAGGGGCCCGATGCATCTGCACCTCCAGCGCTGAGTCCTCCACCTGGGACACATTCCTTGAGACTCCGTCATCGAGGAGGTCACCTTGGTGGGAACATGCCCGGCTGGGTCAGGTCCCTTCTCCGGGTACCTGCAGCAGCCGTGGGTCTCCCGATCATAGCTCTGCGCAAAACTGCCAAGTCATCCCTGACCAGGATGGCACAGGTCCCCTCTGAGTCCCCAGTGCAAGGTACAGACCCTGGCCCACGTGGGACAGTTGGTGAACACTTGTGAGAGGGAGGGGGCGTGCCGGGAGAGCAGGCAGAGGCTCCAGCCACCTgcgcccagcccccacccccctacAGACACGCCCCGGCCCTGCTCTGCGCCAGACACCACCgggagggtggggttgggggacagaAACATGAACCACACACAGCGTCCACCTCCAGGAAACTCCGGAACACGCACCAGAAAGAGCTCCAACCCCCAGTCTGGATCCCCAGCGGGCTGTCACAAGTCTTTGTCCCGTGGGCCAGCCAGAAGGACCCAAGGGAAATGGGGTTTGACGGCTGCAGCCACCAAGCCGGGTGCACAGATCCAGGCCCTGGCAGTGAATTTCCACCCACCCAGGCTCACCGGTGGCTGTTGTGCAATCAGATTCCCTCGGTGACCCCCACCGTGCACCAGAAGGCGGGGGAGCccgagggctgcagggagggacgCCCTAGCCGCTGCCTTGTTTTTGGCAATTCTGCAAGAGCAGGACACCGCGCTGTCCACACGGAACACCCAACGTGGAACAGGAAGGTGTCAGCTCTAACTCTATGCAGCCACCTGACAGGGAACAAGCAACAACCGGGGGCGAAGGGCAAGTCCTTTCCCTCTCCCggctcagtttctgcatctgcaaAGTGGGGCGGCAGGGTAGGCGATGGGGGAAGGGGACGAGGCTCTGCAGGCTGGGCCGGGAGGGGCCTGGACTCAGGAGGTCActcaagttcacacagccagGGGGACAGAAGCggattggggtggggtggggggggtgttgATCCAGCTCCCCTGGGGCTTTCAAAGTCAAAATATGAACTATCTTTTAAACATCCCAGGAATTTGCCTCAAAATCTAGGTTTCCAGCTATTCTTGAACAGAACTGGAAGCTCTGGCATCCCTGAACCCCCCACTGCTCCCCGAGTCCCTCATTCCTAGGCGTCCTCCACCTCCAGCAGCCAGCAGGCCCGCCTCTGCCGCCAACCCTGACCACCCAAGGGCCAGGCCGACGCCTCCTCCAGAAGGACAAAACCTCTCCCTCCGCGTGCCCCCACACTCCCCTGTCAGGACTCGGTTCTGTCCACCTGGGAAGGGAGGTGACTGGCCGGCCTTCCGGAGGAAAGGACATAGCTACCTCCTGACCCTCGTCTCAGCTGCAGCCGCGGCCAGGGAGGACCACGAGGCCAGGGAGCCCCCAGCTCATAAAGGCCCTGACTGCTCGCCTGGGGGCCAGGGCTCCAGCGTGACCCACCAGCACAGGTCATAGAGTCCTAGAATGTTCCAAGGACCGGGGTTCTGGGAAGGCGGCTAGGCCAGACAGGGAAgggccccacccaggcctcccaggACAGCAGGAGGGACCACGGCAGCCTGGTGACAACTGACTCTACCCGAGtccccttccctcttttctcctgGAGTCAGGCACATCTGACTTCAAATCCCACCATCTggcagctgtgtgatcttgggcaagttatttaacctctctgggcctcggttctGCATGTGGAAAATAGGATTTTTAACAGTCCCCACTTCGCACCATCAAGAAGTTGAAAGGAAATAGTACACACTGAGCCCTGGGCACACCATCCACCCTGGgtttcctgccctgccctgggggtgTGCCTGTCGGCTATGATTGCTGTTATAATTGTCATCATAAAGTCACTCAACAGGTATGTGCCAAGTACCAGGCCCTGCTCATGGTACTGGAGATGCAGGGCCGAGCTTGAAGCCAGACAGtaaacaggtaaataaatatataaagaagatcattacaggctgggcgtggtggggcgtgcctgtggtccccgccacttaggaggttgaggtgggaggaccactggAGCCCAGGGGTTCCAGGGCAATGAtcgcaccactacactccagcctgggtaacagagcgagaccctgtctcaataaaaaaacaaaaaaaggtcaTTCCAGATTGCCAAAAGGCCCTTTAAGAAGTGGACAGGGGAGATGAGAAGTAGCAGGGTGGGGGGCTGCTCCAAGGAAGGTGCCAACTGGGCCCTGAACGGTGAGAAAGAGTCCACCATTTGAAAAGTAGAGGGAGGCTGTGCAAACGCCCTGGGGTTGGCCAGCAAGGAGACTGGGGGgggggctgagaggcaggagatgaggcaggaaggaggcagctCAAGAACTGTGCATCATCATCAcatgtgtctttcttttctcacCTGCATTTGCCCCCCAGTCTGTCCGCACACCCCCAACTGTGCCCACCTCCCCTGCGTTCAAAAGGCAGGCTCAAAATGGGGGCCCCCTTCTTCCTCCACTCCAGCCCCTCAACTCACCAAATACACCCGGTCCCTCAGAGATGCCAGTGGAAGCCCATGGCCTTCAGGGGTGAGTAGCCCGAGGGCAGCACGGGGTCCCTCTACATCCCAAGGGCCCACCCAGCACAGGGGCCGGCACAGGGCAGGGTCTCGGGGATGGTCCAGGGAATGACCCAAAGGCTCATTAACCAGCATTAGAGCCCAAAGCCTTGGCTGTCATCGCTGTGCACTTGGTATGTGCTAAGCACCTTGCGCAGCGCAGCAGGAGACGGCTACACTCATGCTCACCAGAcggtggaggaaactgaggcacggagagcACAAGTGACTGGGGGCGGGAGCAGTGCCACCTGGGAGACCCAGGAGCCTTAAGCACCACCCAGCCAGCCTCCCATGGCCATCTGGGCtgggcagcagctggggcggccACAACAGGCCTGGCCGAGGGCCAGCCTCGTCCCCAGCAGGCCGCGCAGAGTGGAGCAGTGAATGGCCTCGGCGTGGGGGAGGGCTGGGTCAGAGTCCAGCTGTACAGAAAACAGCCGGGGGGTGGGTGGCCAGGCACCCAGTAGCTGGCTCTGAGCCCCAACGTGTCTCTCTCCCCGTCCAACAGATACACACAAGGATGGGGCACATAGCAGCCCGGCCCCAGCTAGAGATGGCTCCCAGCAACGCTAGGCATGGCCCTGGAGTGTCCCCTGGAGAAGGCCAGGCCCGTCCTGTGACCAGCCTTCAACTCTCCACGCTTGGGGCGGGTGGGGGCGGCTGCAAGCAGGAGCTAAGGCTGGCAGGAGGCTCTGGGCCAGACCCGAGATGGGCCTCTGGCCTGCAACCAACTCAGCCCAAACGTCACGCCCAAGGCAGCATGTCATGATGGCTGggttgtgtgtgcacatgcaagtAAGTGTGTGTATGCACACGTGTGTACATGCATGGGGTGTCTGTGTGCACATCAGCGTAGGGCACATCTGTATGTGCACGTGTATGCAGGTGTGTGctcctctgtgtatgtgtgtgaggtGTGTCTGAGAGTGCATCTGAGACCACACACGTGCATGTTGCTGCCGTCTGTGCATGCGCACACctgtggatggggtggggggactaTGCGGGGTGCCAATGGCTGGGGCCTGCACTGGCACCAGAGGACCCTGACAAATGCAGCCTCCTGTTCCCCGAGCCAGACTTCACACATCTGGGCTCCTTTCATCCCCATTTCGCTGATGGGCAAACCGAGACACAAAGTGTCAAGTACCTCGCCCACAGGGTCACCCAGCTAATAAAAAACCGGTGAAATACTGAGTGTCAAACAGTGGAAATGCCAGGGGGGAAAAGCTGGtgggggacagggatggggaggggctgCACATACAAAGCAGGTGGCCTCAGGAGGTGAGTAGCTGGCCATGTGCACCCCCCCCAACCCCTACCCTCCTCCTTTTGCTGA
This window contains:
- the CARHSP1 gene encoding calcium-regulated heat-stable protein 1, encoding MSSEPPPPPQPPTQEASVGLLDTPQTHERSPSPLRGNVVPSPLPTRRTRTFSATVRASQGPVYKGVCKCFCRSKGHGFITPADGGPDIFLHISDVEGEYVPVEGDEVTFKMCSIPPKNEKLQAVEVVITHLAPGTKHETWSGHVISS